TTGATTCAGTTCCACATTTTCAGTTCTCACTCTCATCCCGCGTTCGCGATGGTGGTGTTGACCCGTTTGGGTCCGCCCGAAGCGGGCATCCGCCACACCCAGCCCCTCATCACAGTTTACGTCAATGAACGTCCTTTGGGCGTGGGCACGCTGTACATCTCCGAGGCTCGGGTCTCATGGGTGGGTCCGTCGGAGCAAGGCTTCTCATTGGAATACCCGCACGTCTCCTTACACGCCATCTCCAAGGACCTGAGTCAATTCCCGGCCGAATGTTTGTACTTGATTATCGATGTCCGACTTGTAGACTCGGAGGGTACGCCCAATTCCACGCCCAACGGGtcggacgacgacgacgatgagggCCAATCGGACCAGGGTATGACCGAGATCCGATTTGTGCCCGAAGATAAAACCGCCTTGGAACCGATGTTTCGAGCCATGTCCGCGTGTCAAGCGTTACATCCGGATCCGGCGGACATTTCGgatttggaagaagaagatgaggcGGAGTATGATGAGAATGGAACGGAGGAGACGGAAGAGGGCGCATTCGAGGATGCTGATGAAGATGAGCCCAATGGTTTAAGTCAGGAACCGATGGATCAatgattctcttttttttcacttatcGACGTACAATATATCAAAATTGACATATAATTATTCTCCAgttgatatatatatatatatatatattatttgggGCCGAGTGATGGGCTTTGATATTCAAATCCACCTCGCTTTTGGCTTCGGCATGTACACATAGCATCTCGGAACCTCGCAATCCAGGATTATCTTCGATATCGACCTTTGAATGAAGGGAAAAGAAGAGCCTTCCATTGTTTTGAGTGTGTTGCCGTGTTACATAATCCGGACGTTGTGGAACCTGTTCCACGTTCAATCTTGAGCTTTTGGCGACACGAATACGTTCAGTGTCGATCTTAGATCCTGCTCGATCATGAACTCGGATTATGAGTATCGGTTGAACCCTCACAATGTGTTAGCTCAAGGATGGTTCTTGACCACCCCGTTGGTGATCACTTCcatcaaagtgtttttgacCTTGGCTACGGGATTCCTGATCATTCAAGTATTCCGGTGGAATcgattggccaaggccaaaaatccCTTTGCTCAAGATGATCGTCATCAACGTCGACCCTATCTCGTCGATCAAAAGAAACGGGACCAGATTATCAAGCAGAGCTTTCATCCCGATCAGGTTCCCACGGAGTTGGATGCCATTGTGATTGGAAGTGGAATCGGAGGGTTGTCGACGGCCGCCATTCTGGCTAAAGCTGGACGCAAAGTTCTAGTTCTGGAGCAACATGATCAGGCTGGAGGATCATGCCATACTTACTTGGAGAAGGGATACGAATTTGATGTGGGGATTCATTACATAGGGAATGTCGGGAAGCAGACATTCTTCAAGACATTGGTTGATCAAGTCTCAGAAGGTCAAATTGAGTGGGCTCCCCTGGAAGATGCCTTTGATGTCGTCTCCATTGGTTATGGGGATAATAATCGGAAGTATCCCGTGCTTTCGGGCAAGACGCAATGGCAAAACAGTTTAAAGGAAGCCTTTCCCGGTGACTCCAAGGCCATCGACCAGTTCTTCAAGCTCCTGCAAGAAGCCTCTGGTAGTTCCATGGTTCTGGGTGCACTCAAAATCTTACCATTGTGGCTGGTGAAGATCGTGATAAGCACTGGATTGATCCATTTGTTCACGACAATGTGGAGAGGTCAATTCAAAAAATCCACTCAAGACATCATCCAGGGGTTGACCGACAATCCAGATCTTCAGACGATCTTTTGCTACTGTTGGCCGGATTACGGCACACGGCCAAGTTCCAGCCACTTTATGATGCAAGCATTGTTGAACAATCACTTTATGAACGGAGCCCACTACCCGGTGGGTGGGGCCTCGGAAATTGCATTAAATATCATCCCTGTGATAGAGAGAACGGGTGGGAAAGTCTTGGTTCGAGCCCCGGTTCAGGAGATTCTTTACAACGGAAGAAAAGCCATGGGGGTCAAAGTGAAGAAAGGCAGTTAAACTTACCAGATCGAAGCTCCCATCGTGATATCCGCCGCCGGGGTGATGAGTACATTCCAGAGGCTGCTGCCCGAACCCGTTGCTCAGCAGTCTTATTTCCACAAACTGATCCGGTCGCAAACTATCAAACCCGGTGTGGCGGCCATGAGCGTCTTCTTGGGTCTGAATGCGTCCAATGAAGACCTAGGATTGAAACGGGAAAACGTGTGGGCCTTTGCTTCCAATGACTCCGAGAAAGAGTTCGTCAACTACCTCGAGTCCGATCGAGAAGCCATCATGAGCAAAGACTTGCCCATGATATTCATCTCCTTTCCGAGTGCCAAGGACCCCCAATGGAGCGTTCATCCTGGACGTGAAAACAAAAGCACATGTGCCATTATCTCGTTTGCAAATTGGAGGTGGTACAAACAATTCGAGCCCACGGCTCACAAGAAGCGCGGGGACCAATACGAAGAGCTCAAGAGTGCGGTGGGCAATAACATGATTGAGCAAGCTTGCCGTCTCTACCCTCAGATCAAGCATCACATTGACTATGTGGAGGTGGGTACTCCGGTAACGAACCAGTTTTACTTGGGATGCTCCCAGGGGGAAATCTATGGCTTGGATCACGATCTGGCCAGACAAGAACCCATGACCAACGCACTACTTCGACCGGAGACGGATATCCCAGGGCTGTACTTATCCGGGCAAGACGTGATGACCTGTGGATTTGGAGGAGCTCTCTTTGGAGGTCTATTGTGTGCCGGATCCGTTTTGGGGCGAAATTTGGTCAGTGATCTGACTCGGCTTCACAAGGTCATCAAGAAAACCGACCAGACTAAAGTGGAATAATGAGATTGGTTTTTGACTCGTTTGTTCGCATTTTTGGTACTTGCTCATTGAGAAGAAACGgcagaaatgatttttatgtAAGGAGACAAACCAATGTTGGAATTTATCGCGCATTTCGTTAGACATGCCGTTATTGTCGTTACAGTTGTCGgcttgatgattgtttgaaacaCTCACGTTAAAACTTAAACTTTACTGCATTTTTCCATCCcctattcaattcaattcccaTGCCGACGCGAAACCTGCTCTAAACTCAACGAACGAATATGTTTCTGTTAAAACCCCAATTCCCATGCCGTCAATGCTGCGTACTTTACAAATTCAAATccacttgaaatgaaaggaaatgtCCCAAGTATTCGTTGTCCCCACTTTTTGTTTCTCGACAGCAATATCTAATGCCAAGAATTCTTTCATCTCGGAGGATCAAGGTTTCAACGAATCCAGCAGTTTCTAGTGTAATGTGAAAACGCTCTTTCCTTCAGAAATGCATACAAATTGACTTTGTCTTGGAGGGGGCTTAAAGCTACCCAGCCCAACAATGGGTGAAAATGGTTAGCACTTGGTGGTTAGCTGGTTATGCTGAATAGACATAAGAGACGATAACCAGATAGGGATAACCAGAGtagaaacattttcaaagcacCTACGACAACctcaaaatcaatgaatttaCCGATGAGCTCTAAGAATTGGTCAATTAGGGAAATGACGCCTTAAGAGGTTATTCAAGACTCCAGGATACTGAAGATAATCTTCACTGTATTCAAAGGATCCAAAGTACTGAACGGGAACAGCTATTTTGCATGAACCCTCAGCAGGGCGTtccaaaaacacttttcttcCCATTGAAGTTTTAACAGAAAAGTACGCAGCATTGACGGCCGAGAGAGTCAAGGACACCGATGTGCAACTATTGTTGatctcattttcaatcatAATGATCCAAAATTCACAAACATTCCACAAAACGAAGCGAACCTATCTGTACCATTGGCAATTTGGGGACCTTTTGAAAGGATTCAACAAAATTCAGGGCACTCTAGGGAGCAGCTTTATTTTATCTGAGTACCCAAATAGAAGAAAGCTGCTCCGGCTATGAGATACTAATGATCATTGTAGTTAAACGAATGGTTGACCAAACTTGTCAATGGTTCCCACAGATCAAGGAACGAAATCTATCATATCAAGATTGGTTTCTCTTTCACCAAACAGAGTTTCGTTTCTCATGGAGAGAGCTACGGACTAAACCATGACCTAGATTGTTTCACTCCTAAGACAATCGATCAACTTCATCCAGAAACCACCATTCATGGACTATATTTAGGCGGTCAGGATGTGATGCTTTGGCGCTTAAAAGGAGCTCTACTTGAAAGAGCTCTGTGTTTGCTCAGTTTTAAGGGAGAAACATTATGACCGACATCGGAGAACTCAACTCAGAAATAATAATTACTCatagaaaaattgaattgaaatttaagTGCTTTGTGTTGTAGATAAATTATGTACGCTTGAgagcatcaaaatcaaacgTTTTCTCATCGGAAGCTATAAAATCTTCAGTCATTACTTTTTGGGATTGGCCTAAATCTTGGGTCTCGGCTTTTCACCTCCCAATTCCGAACTTCGTAAGAGGTGTGCGCCGCACAATACATAATGAGAAGTAGAAAAGGCGTTCCCAGGGGAAATGAGGTCCATGCACGTTCCATAAGATGTTTGCCGTTTTGAACTCCCATAAAAAAGAACATGTTGCTCAATATGGAGATGAGGAATAAAGGTCCGCCCAAGACACAATAGAATCTTCGCCGTCCTCGAGGGCTCAATGTGGAACGCTGGAATTGTGAGAAGACCAATTACATAcgagacatttttttgaaacctaTTTTGACTGCACTCACTTCAAATCGCTGATAAGAGGGCAATGATCCAATGGCTTTGGCCAATGCCTCGACAGTGAGGCCCAAGAAATTGAGGACGCTCCAAATGAGGACGTGTTCTTGAATCCCATGCCAAATATAAATAAatgcaaaagtgcaaaaagatgCAGACAGTTTGGCAACCAAGCCAGGACGGTCGTGGATCAAGACGGCATAGAAGTATCTGCAAAACAGAATACCCCATTATTTGCAGACAACATCATTGCAGAGGGAAAATATTAGCCAAAACTACTTGTGTATAAACTTGTAGAGTCCATTATCAAAATATCGCCACATATCTGAATACAAATGAATTCGTGCGATGCACTTGGGCTGAGAGGGGGCCTCAATATCATCAGCCGTCAGGAAGGCCCTGGGAAATCCGTAGAACACCAAATACTTCATGTAAAAGAAATGCCCCATAGCATATGCAACTCCAGACAATGTCCAAAGATCCAGCTTCAGAAATGTTCCCAAATCGTATTGAATGGCGGAGAAGTAGAAGAAATGCAGCACGAAGTTATTAAACATCAACCAGCCTAAATATCTGGCACATTCTGCAAAGAAACCTCTCAGTCGGCGCCATGTCCATTCGCGATATTGGGACGTGATCTGGAACATAGGCAATATCATTGAGACGATCAGATTGCAGAAGTCAAATATTCTCGAGTCTCTTACGCCTTGGTAAAATGTATCATAGTTAATAATAGGTCCTCCCAACCCCACGGGTAAATAGAAGCAATATGCCAACATATTGACAAGGCCATGCAGATGAGATGACTCCCAAGGGACGTGTCCCCACAAGTGATCTAGACAAAAGGACAGACATCGGGCATTGAACCAAGCATAGGTGACGGATCCAATGTAACGCTCTTTGTAATCCGAGGCATCAAAGGAGACCGATCTGAGCGCAGTCAGAGGCCAATGATCAATCAAACCGATGCAGATCATTGAAAGCAAGTAGATCAACCTGGAGTCCCTCAACTGTAAGCACCCGTACATGATCACGGGTTGAAAGAATAAGAATTGCAGTCCACGGACACCAATCATTCGCGATGTCCAATTAACGCTTAAAATCACATAAAACGTTGGTAAGAACtggaagaaaggaaatgatTGGCCTTAATAAGTCGCAAAGACATCGCCTCTAGGATATCATGGCTTATTCGCTGAAGTCAATCAATTTCAGGTCCTTCTAGTTTTTATAAGCTATTACTTACCTCTTTGCGATATTTCTTCAATATCTGGGATCCGATTATGTGAACCGCTAACCAAGGGAGTGAGAAAATCAAGATCTCCGAGAACACAAACCATTCTGAGTCCGAAGTGTCTTTCTTCCATTGGGATATGCCAAACCATCCCACTTCCAAATCGTTATTCTGAGCCAAAACGCGGCTATATTCTGCAATGCACGGAACAAAGAGAGTGAAAATAAGCATTTAACAATTCCAGCAGACATATGTTGTGCCATTAAACTGACCTCTAGAGGCTAAAAAGACATGATAGAGTGAATACAAGATGCCCAACGTCCAAGAAGCCGTTAGAATCGAAATCTCCCAAGTAGCCAAGGAAGGTTGGATCAATTTGGCCAGGCTGGAAGCCCGCTTCTCATCCTGAGATTTCAGGACCGAATCCGAGCCCATCGTGATCTCAATTAACACATgaaaggcttcattgataaaTCAAAACTCCTGGTATTCGGGGATGGAGATTCATTGATACCTTTGGTCGACGTGGTAGAGATGAATAGTAGCAGAACTGGCCTGTTTTCATGTCAAATCAGCGGAACTGCAGAACTTAGTCAAAATAAACCTCAACATAGGTCTACCTTGGTGTTGTATAATGAACCCAAACTAATCAAAGCTAACCTGACGTTAAACGATATTAAACACCATTGATATCAATATCTCAACCCTATATGAACTGCCCAAATGGGGGTGCTAACTAATTGCTGGCTAATGATGGAGAAGTCAGGCGAGACCGGCGATCTTGTCGATAATTCTACGGAAGGTAAGATTCCAATCGAGTAGAACCTCAACATTCTTCTGATCATGAACCAACTCGGCGACATTGACGCATGGAACGTGACCGGACCAATGGAAAACGATTGGTCTCAAGCGTCTCAAGCTTCAGATAAGCGAACAATAGAGAGTCACCAGTCGAGGCCAAGTTTTCACATTGCTCATGGCCAGGTACGTACATTCCCAGACATGCATGTTTTAGGCTTCGAAACGTGAGAATGAGCGACAACAAGAATTGGTTTGGAGAGGCTCAATATCAAACTCATTCAATGTCCAGTTACGTCATCCAAAGTCTCGAGGgtttttggaaaaatggcCGTTTCATAATGACCCCCATGGCTCTGGCTCATAGCAATACAGAGTGAGAGAGGAGGGAGGGAAGCGGTGCGAAATAACGGTAATTTCACCtttatcattgaaaaatgaatcgatCAAACATTcgaatcaaaatttcatgcGTTAATACCTGAACCTTAGTCATATGTTAAGGTTCTCTACAAACCAAACTGATTAAAATTT
This Tigriopus californicus strain San Diego chromosome 7, Tcal_SD_v2.1, whole genome shotgun sequence DNA region includes the following protein-coding sequences:
- the LOC131883399 gene encoding all-trans-retinol 13,14-reductase-like, which gives rise to MSTFQRLLPEPVAQQSYFHKLIRSQTIKPGVAAMSVFLGLNASNEDLGLKRENVWAFASNDSEKEFVNYLESDREAIMSKDLPMIFISFPSAKDPQWSVHPGRENKSTCAIISFANWRWYKQFEPTAHKKRGDQYEELKSAVGNNMIEQACRLYPQIKHHIDYVEVGTPVTNQFYLGCSQGEIYGLDHDLARQEPMTNALLRPETDIPGLYLSGQDVMTCGFGGALFGGLLCAGSVLGRNLVSDLTRLHKVIKKTDQTKVE
- the LOC131883870 gene encoding protein-cysteine N-palmitoyltransferase Rasp-like; the encoded protein is MGSDSVLKSQDEKRASSLAKLIQPSLATWEISILTASWTLGILYSLYHVFLASREYSRVLAQNNDLEVGWFGISQWKKDTSDSEWFVFSEILIFSLPWLAVHIIGSQILKKYRKEFLPTFYVILSVNWTSRMIGVRGLQFLFFQPVIMYGCLQLRDSRLIYLLSMICIGLIDHWPLTALRSVSFDASDYKERYIGSVTYAWFNARCLSFCLDHLWGHVPWESSHLHGLVNMLAYCFYLPVGLGGPIINYDTFYQGITSQYREWTWRRLRGFFAECARYLGWLMFNNFVLHFFYFSAIQYDLGTFLKLDLWTLSGVAYAMGHFFYMKYLVFYGFPRAFLTADDIEAPSQPKCIARIHLYSDMWRYFDNGLYKFIHKYFYAVLIHDRPGLVAKLSASFCTFAFIYIWHGIQEHVLIWSVLNFLGLTVEALAKAIGSLPSYQRFERSTLSPRGRRRFYCVLGGPLFLISILSNMFFFMGVQNGKHLMERAWTSFPLGTPFLLLIMYCAAHTSYEVRNWEVKSRDPRFRPIPKSND
- the LOC131883877 gene encoding methylosome subunit pICln-like, with translation MVVLTRLGPPEAGIRHTQPLITVYVNERPLGVGTLYISEARVSWVGPSEQGFSLEYPHVSLHAISKDLSQFPAECLYLIIDVRLVDSEGTPNSTPNGSDDDDDEGQSDQGMTEIRFVPEDKTALEPMFRAMSACQALHPDPADISDLEEEDEAEYDENGTEETEEGAFEDADEDEPNGLSQEPMDQ
- the LOC131883878 gene encoding all-trans-retinol 13,14-reductase-like — protein: MNSDYEYRLNPHNVLAQGWFLTTPLVITSIKVFLTLATGFLIIQVFRWNRLAKAKNPFAQDDRHQRRPYLVDQKKRDQIIKQSFHPDQVPTELDAIVIGSGIGGLSTAAILAKAGRKVLVLEQHDQAGGSCHTYLEKGYEFDVGIHYIGNVGKQTFFKTLVDQVSEGQIEWAPLEDAFDVVSIGYGDNNRKYPVLSGKTQWQNSLKEAFPGDSKAIDQFFKLLQEASGSSMVLGALKILPLWLVKIVISTGLIHLFTTMWRGQFKKSTQDIIQGLTDNPDLQTIFCYCWPDYGTRPSSSHFMMQALLNNHFMNGAHYPVGGASEIALNIIPVIERTGGKVLVRAPVQEILYNGRKAMGVKVKKGS